From Paenibacillus antri, the proteins below share one genomic window:
- a CDS encoding glycosyltransferase family 4 protein: protein MSSWRVLHLPYGIGIGVLSQALRARGVDAVSCSLRSHRYAYMADIRMHVDEYSYRAGKQVREAFFREALETYDLFHFHFGETFFPDKRDLKIIRDRGKKMIVHHRGSEARMLSVARSFGNPHVRVKPTWPEMKIRANLRRLSAYIEHAIVPDRELLPYVAPYYKKVHIVPYAIDTGRYIPDYPSPDSPPLVVHAPSHREIKGTDDILSTVTRLRREGYKFDFKLIERMPHLEAQRLYRQASIVIDQLRIGSYANLSIEAMAMGKPVICYIREDLRDTFPPDLPIVSADPDTIYAALRDLLRRPERWAELGMRGRRYVERHHSLEQVSGMLIDIYRRL, encoded by the coding sequence ATGAGTTCGTGGAGGGTATTGCACCTTCCCTATGGAATCGGCATCGGCGTATTAAGCCAGGCGCTGCGGGCCCGGGGCGTCGATGCCGTCTCCTGCAGTCTGCGATCCCACCGCTATGCTTACATGGCGGACATTCGCATGCATGTGGACGAATATTCGTACAGAGCCGGAAAGCAGGTACGCGAAGCGTTCTTTCGGGAAGCGTTGGAGACATACGACCTCTTCCACTTTCATTTCGGGGAGACGTTCTTCCCCGACAAGCGCGACTTGAAAATCATTAGGGACCGCGGCAAGAAGATGATCGTCCACCATCGCGGCTCGGAGGCGCGCATGCTGTCCGTCGCGAGAAGCTTCGGCAATCCGCATGTCCGAGTCAAGCCGACGTGGCCCGAGATGAAGATTCGCGCGAATCTGAGACGGCTCTCCGCTTATATCGAGCATGCCATCGTTCCGGATCGCGAATTGCTGCCCTACGTCGCGCCTTATTATAAGAAGGTTCATATCGTCCCCTACGCCATCGATACCGGACGGTACATTCCCGATTATCCGTCGCCCGACTCTCCGCCGCTCGTCGTGCATGCTCCGTCCCATCGGGAGATTAAGGGCACGGACGACATCTTGTCCACCGTAACCCGCTTGCGGAGGGAAGGCTACAAATTCGATTTCAAGCTGATCGAACGGATGCCTCATCTCGAAGCCCAACGGTTGTATAGGCAAGCCTCGATCGTCATCGATCAGCTTCGGATCGGATCGTACGCGAATTTAAGCATCGAAGCGATGGCGATGGGAAAGCCCGTCATTTGTTATATCCGCGAAGATCTCCGCGATACGTTCCCTCCGGATCTCCCGATCGTGAGCGCCGATCCGGATACGATATACGCAGCGCTGAGAGATCTTCTTCGCCGTCCCGAGCGTTGGGCGGAGCTTGGGATGCGCGGAAGGCGTTACGTGGAGCGGCATCATAGCCTGGAACAGGTCTCCGGCATGCTTATCGATATATATCGTCGATTGTAA
- a CDS encoding NAD-dependent epimerase/dehydratase family protein: MIERFPYKTALVTGGAGFIGSHLVEQLLEMNVKVVCLDNFSGGKWENLRGVKDHPLLTVAKADVTDFEGIVDWFQGVEVVFHEAVSKNTVCMKNPRLDLKTNAEGTFNVLEASRLHGVKKIVHASTGSVYGEPVYVPEDEKHPTEPVSFYGTSKLAAEKYCQVFRRLYGMNISILRYFHVYGPRQEDNDFGGVVSIFIRRVLNNQSPIVYGDGSQVRSFTYVRDVVKANLLAASHPQSDGEIYNCASGLKITIQELAELVLRQLRREDLPIAYADWKPGDIKHFDIDNAKIKGIGMSFDWDFERGVAETIARRPKA; this comes from the coding sequence TTGATCGAACGTTTCCCCTATAAGACGGCGCTCGTTACCGGAGGAGCCGGGTTCATCGGCAGCCATCTGGTGGAACAACTGTTGGAGATGAATGTAAAGGTCGTCTGTCTCGACAATTTCTCGGGAGGGAAATGGGAGAATCTCCGCGGCGTGAAGGACCATCCGCTTCTCACGGTCGCGAAAGCCGACGTAACGGATTTCGAAGGGATCGTCGATTGGTTTCAAGGCGTCGAGGTCGTATTCCACGAAGCCGTATCCAAGAACACCGTGTGCATGAAGAATCCCCGATTGGATTTAAAGACGAACGCGGAGGGGACGTTCAACGTGCTGGAGGCTTCGCGCTTGCATGGGGTGAAGAAGATCGTCCATGCTTCGACCGGGTCGGTGTATGGGGAGCCCGTATACGTCCCCGAGGACGAAAAACATCCGACCGAGCCGGTGTCGTTCTACGGGACCAGTAAGCTAGCCGCCGAGAAGTACTGCCAAGTGTTTCGGCGCCTATACGGCATGAACATATCGATTCTCCGCTACTTCCACGTATACGGCCCGAGGCAGGAAGATAACGACTTCGGCGGCGTCGTCTCGATCTTCATTCGAAGGGTGCTGAACAACCAATCCCCCATCGTATACGGCGACGGCAGTCAGGTCAGATCGTTCACGTACGTAAGGGACGTGGTCAAAGCGAATTTGCTTGCGGCGAGCCATCCGCAGTCCGACGGGGAAATATACAACTGCGCATCGGGCTTGAAAATTACGATCCAAGAGCTGGCGGAGCTCGTCCTGCGCCAATTGCGAAGAGAAGATCTTCCGATCGCGTATGCCGACTGGAAGCCCGGCGATATTAAACATTTCGATATCGACAACGCGAAAATCAAAGGAATCGGCATGTCGTTCGATTGGGACTTCGAACGCGGCGTAGCCGAAACGATCGCGCGGCGGCCGAAGGCATGA
- a CDS encoding NAD(P)-dependent oxidoreductase: MRERIDRCAAMAKASGKLSLAIVGSTANRNNPPFVIGPMKESDRFVGSSFITRDLEIFKEICAYADGKVDYLFVDIEAKTDPPFDFLAEAKACVKASKVKTYKGNDITAHACDLLISELVGDLAGKKVAIIGAGNIGSKVAVKLVERGADVYINRRDRNGELLASAINAMKTRYTSGTVYNASDPAEAARQADVLIGFTQGIPAITGAMISALNSNALIVDGGVGTLTEGAIAAAKSAGLSLFRLDVRIALPFVIDSILSTERFLTTVAGTFAADGKTYVAGGIIGSRGDIVVETIADLGTIVGIADGKGGILKYR; encoded by the coding sequence ATGAGAGAGAGGATCGATCGCTGCGCGGCTATGGCGAAGGCGAGCGGGAAACTATCGCTTGCGATCGTCGGTTCGACCGCGAATCGGAACAATCCGCCGTTCGTGATCGGACCTATGAAAGAGTCGGATCGGTTCGTAGGCAGCAGTTTTATAACGAGAGACCTTGAGATTTTCAAAGAGATTTGCGCGTATGCGGACGGGAAAGTCGACTACCTCTTCGTAGACATAGAAGCGAAGACGGATCCGCCGTTCGACTTTCTGGCGGAAGCGAAGGCTTGCGTGAAGGCGAGCAAGGTGAAAACGTATAAAGGCAACGATATCACGGCCCATGCCTGCGATCTCTTGATCAGCGAACTCGTCGGCGATCTCGCGGGGAAGAAAGTCGCGATTATCGGCGCGGGAAATATAGGCTCCAAGGTAGCCGTCAAACTCGTCGAACGAGGGGCGGACGTTTATATCAACCGCAGGGATCGGAACGGCGAACTGCTGGCATCCGCGATCAACGCGATGAAAACTCGCTATACGTCCGGAACGGTGTACAACGCATCCGATCCGGCCGAGGCGGCTCGCCAAGCCGACGTACTGATCGGGTTTACCCAAGGGATTCCGGCGATTACGGGGGCGATGATTTCCGCGCTCAACTCGAACGCGTTGATCGTAGACGGCGGCGTCGGAACGCTGACGGAAGGCGCGATCGCGGCGGCCAAGTCCGCGGGGTTGAGCCTCTTCCGATTGGACGTGAGAATCGCGCTGCCCTTCGTCATCGACAGCATCCTCTCGACGGAACGATTCTTGACGACCGTCGCGGGGACGTTCGCCGCCGACGGGAAGACGTACGTCGCAGGCGGCATAATCGGAAGCCGCGGCGATATCGTCGTCGAAACGATCGCCGACCTTGGGACGATCGTCGGCATCGCCGACGGGAAGGGCGGAATTCTTAAATATCGTTAG
- a CDS encoding NAD-dependent epimerase/dehydratase family protein, with translation MTERIQGERVFITGGAGFIGSTLIGRLIERNKVVVYDNFSRDAIRGKPYANHPNLTVVQGDILNAELLARSMREQDSTYVIHAAAIAGIASVLKSPVTTMKVNMVGSCHVLEAAAALRDCKRVVCFSTSEVFGQMAFRSDETSPAVMGAVGEARWTYAVSKLSVEHLAYAFYKETGLPTVTVRPFNVYGPGQVGEGAIRAFVLRALQDRTLQIHGDGTQIRAWCYIDDMVEGILCAMTQEGAIGQSFNIGNQRTVMTIYGLANTIIRVLHSNSKIEFVEADSADIELRIPNVEKARAVLGFEAKVGLEEGILRTAEFFRGNT, from the coding sequence ATGACGGAACGGATTCAGGGAGAACGAGTGTTTATAACCGGCGGCGCGGGGTTTATCGGGTCGACGTTGATCGGCCGGCTCATCGAACGAAATAAGGTCGTCGTATACGATAACTTCTCGCGGGACGCGATTCGGGGGAAGCCGTACGCGAACCATCCCAACCTAACCGTCGTGCAGGGCGACATTCTCAATGCGGAGCTGCTCGCCAGGTCGATGCGGGAGCAGGATTCGACGTACGTGATTCATGCGGCGGCGATCGCGGGGATCGCCTCGGTGCTCAAGAGTCCGGTGACGACGATGAAAGTGAATATGGTCGGCTCGTGCCATGTGCTCGAGGCCGCCGCCGCGCTTCGCGACTGCAAGCGGGTCGTGTGCTTCAGCACGAGCGAGGTGTTCGGTCAGATGGCGTTCCGATCGGACGAGACGAGTCCGGCGGTCATGGGAGCGGTAGGGGAAGCGAGATGGACGTACGCCGTCAGCAAATTGTCCGTCGAGCATCTGGCCTATGCGTTCTACAAGGAAACGGGGCTTCCGACGGTGACCGTCCGGCCCTTCAACGTATACGGCCCCGGGCAGGTAGGGGAAGGGGCTATCCGCGCCTTCGTTCTGCGAGCGCTGCAAGATCGTACGCTGCAAATCCATGGCGACGGAACGCAGATTCGGGCCTGGTGTTATATCGACGATATGGTGGAGGGCATTCTGTGCGCGATGACCCAAGAAGGAGCGATCGGCCAATCGTTCAATATCGGCAACCAACGGACGGTCATGACGATCTACGGTCTGGCGAACACGATCATCCGAGTGCTGCACTCTAATTCGAAGATCGAATTCGTCGAAGCGGATTCGGCGGATATCGAGCTGAGAATCCCCAATGTGGAAAAGGCTAGGGCCGTTCTTGGGTTCGAGGCGAAGGTCGGCTTGGAGGAAGGCATTCTAAGAACCGCCGAATTTTTTCGCGGGAACACGTAA
- a CDS encoding glycosyltransferase family protein: MKVLLSPHGIGIGTLAQALREQGMDATACSFSNDIYAYLSDICLKLNEHPYREREAIRRAFFDEAKRTYDIFHFHFGETLFQDKSDLKILKGLGKKMVVHHNGSDARLLSVARSFDNPHVVVKETWPEERIHANLKLLSTYIDHAIVNDHELVPYVKPYYKHVHVVPYAIDARRISPVYPSPAAEPLVVHAPSHREIKGTEFVIAAVDRLKREGVRFRFKLLENIPHHEVMEWYRQCTIAIDQLRIGTYANLSMEVMAMGKPVICYIRDDLRPTFPPSLPIVSANPDTVYQVLKDLLQRPSDWRALGMQGRRYVEDAHNYRKVAEMLLRIYRQL, from the coding sequence GTGAAGGTGCTGCTTTCCCCTCACGGGATCGGAATCGGAACGCTGGCTCAGGCGCTTCGCGAGCAGGGCATGGACGCGACGGCCTGCAGCTTCAGCAACGATATTTACGCTTACTTGTCGGATATTTGTTTGAAATTGAACGAACATCCTTATCGGGAGAGAGAAGCGATTCGGAGAGCGTTCTTCGACGAAGCGAAGAGGACATACGACATTTTCCACTTTCACTTCGGGGAGACGTTGTTTCAAGACAAGAGCGATCTAAAGATTCTTAAGGGTTTAGGGAAAAAGATGGTCGTCCACCACAACGGGTCCGACGCGCGTCTGTTGTCCGTCGCCCGAAGCTTCGACAACCCGCATGTCGTCGTGAAAGAGACGTGGCCGGAAGAACGGATCCATGCCAATCTAAAGCTTCTATCGACCTACATCGACCATGCGATCGTCAACGACCACGAATTAGTGCCATACGTGAAGCCTTACTACAAGCACGTTCATGTCGTTCCGTACGCGATCGACGCGCGGCGAATATCGCCGGTCTACCCTTCCCCGGCCGCGGAGCCGTTGGTCGTTCACGCTCCGTCCCATCGGGAGATTAAGGGGACGGAGTTCGTCATCGCTGCAGTGGACCGATTGAAGCGGGAAGGCGTTCGATTCCGGTTTAAGCTGCTGGAAAATATACCGCATCATGAAGTCATGGAATGGTACCGGCAATGTACGATCGCAATCGACCAGCTTCGGATCGGCACGTACGCCAACTTAAGCATGGAAGTCATGGCCATGGGCAAACCCGTCATCTGTTATATTCGCGACGACCTGCGCCCTACGTTCCCGCCCTCGCTGCCGATCGTCAGCGCGAATCCGGATACGGTCTACCAGGTTCTCAAGGACTTGCTGCAGCGGCCTTCTGATTGGAGAGCTTTGGGCATGCAGGGGCGGCGGTACGTCGAGGACGCGCATAACTACCGGAAGGTCGCGGAGATGCTGCTCCGCATTTACCGACAGCTGTAG
- a CDS encoding glycosyltransferase family 4 protein: MNLITRQAILRKYVRMQPIERTSPPSNAIKDKVLISPHGIGIGTLARALRAGGVHAAACSLYQDQYSYLSDICLNLNQHPMVLRKAIRDAFLEEALETYDIFHFRFGATFTGDKRDLKTMAARGKKLVVHHCGDEARILSVARSFNNPYVQSREAWPEERIRANMKLLTACVDHVIINDHELLPHVESYYKRVHIVPYAIDAKQFKPEYPSPNATPLVVHAPSHRRVKGTDFVLNAVERLQKEGHKFQFQLVEKMPHEQAKQLYQKATIVIDQLTVGTYANLSMEAMAMGKPVICHIREDLRDSFPPGLPIVGANPDTIYEVLRDVLRRPDEWGRLGAAGRRYVEQNHNYEKVARMLIDVYKQL, translated from the coding sequence ATGAATTTGATCACGAGGCAAGCGATTCTCAGAAAATACGTACGGATGCAGCCGATCGAACGGACGTCGCCGCCGTCGAACGCCATCAAGGACAAAGTGTTGATCTCTCCCCACGGCATCGGGATCGGCACCTTGGCGCGCGCGCTGCGGGCGGGCGGCGTTCACGCGGCCGCCTGCAGCTTATACCAGGATCAGTACTCTTACCTCTCCGATATTTGTTTGAACCTGAATCAGCATCCGATGGTGCTAAGAAAAGCGATTCGGGACGCCTTCTTGGAGGAGGCGTTAGAGACGTACGACATCTTCCATTTCCGGTTCGGCGCCACCTTCACCGGAGACAAGAGAGATTTGAAGACGATGGCGGCGCGCGGGAAGAAGCTGGTCGTCCACCATTGCGGCGACGAAGCGAGAATTCTCTCGGTCGCCCGAAGCTTTAACAATCCCTATGTCCAGAGCCGGGAGGCTTGGCCGGAAGAGCGAATCCGCGCGAACATGAAGCTGCTGACGGCTTGCGTCGACCACGTCATTATTAACGATCACGAATTGCTGCCGCACGTGGAGTCCTATTACAAACGCGTTCACATCGTTCCTTACGCCATCGACGCGAAGCAGTTCAAGCCCGAGTACCCGTCCCCGAACGCGACGCCTCTCGTCGTTCATGCGCCGTCGCACCGTAGGGTGAAGGGAACGGATTTCGTCTTGAACGCCGTGGAGCGGCTGCAGAAGGAAGGACATAAGTTCCAATTTCAATTGGTGGAAAAGATGCCGCACGAACAGGCGAAGCAGCTGTACCAGAAGGCGACGATCGTCATCGACCAGCTGACGGTCGGGACGTACGCGAATTTAAGCATGGAGGCGATGGCGATGGGGAAGCCCGTGATCTGTCATATCCGGGAAGACCTTCGCGATTCGTTCCCGCCCGGGCTTCCGATCGTCGGCGCGAATCCCGACACGATCTACGAGGTATTGCGGGATGTATTGCGACGGCCGGACGAGTGGGGACGTCTGGGGGCAGCCGGGCGTCGCTACGTCGAACAGAACCATAACTACGAGAAGGTCGCTCGCATGCTGATCGATGTCTACAAACAGTTGTAA
- a CDS encoding glycosyltransferase family 4 protein — protein sequence MKVLHLPYGGQMVTLCAALRDIGVDATACHFERSNFRFQADLCLHLQDVPPSGREAVRREFFRRAAAEFDVFHFHCGLTFFPDHGDLELLKALGKKVVMQHRGSDVRRLSIARALGNPYVEVKTRDERRIEADLRKLSAWIDHAIVADYELLPYVQDFYKEVHVIRQAIRLERFKPRYPSIDVEAPLVVHAPSHPIVKGTMYVSNAMWRLERGGVPVRYRLLKRVPHEEAIRLYGEADIVVDQLRIGSYGILSLEGMALGKPVVCYIRDGLAETYPEGLPIANADPETVYDVLRELIASPKRRLELGRQGRAYIEKHHDSLRIARRLEALYRRL from the coding sequence GTGAAGGTGCTGCACTTGCCTTACGGAGGACAGATGGTGACGCTCTGCGCCGCCTTGCGGGACATCGGCGTGGATGCGACGGCGTGCCACTTCGAGCGGTCGAATTTCCGGTTCCAGGCAGATCTATGCCTTCATCTGCAGGACGTTCCGCCCTCCGGAAGGGAGGCCGTCCGACGGGAGTTTTTCCGCCGGGCGGCGGCGGAGTTCGACGTGTTTCATTTTCACTGCGGCCTAACGTTCTTCCCGGATCACGGCGACCTGGAGCTGCTGAAGGCGCTGGGGAAGAAGGTGGTGATGCAGCATCGCGGGTCGGACGTTCGGCGGCTCTCGATCGCCCGCGCCCTCGGCAATCCCTACGTGGAGGTGAAGACGCGCGACGAGCGTCGAATCGAAGCCGACCTGCGAAAGCTGTCCGCATGGATCGACCATGCGATCGTAGCGGATTACGAGCTGCTGCCGTACGTGCAAGATTTCTATAAAGAGGTCCATGTGATCCGTCAAGCGATTCGCTTAGAACGGTTCAAGCCGCGCTATCCTTCGATCGACGTCGAAGCGCCGCTCGTCGTGCACGCGCCGTCCCACCCGATCGTCAAGGGGACCATGTACGTCAGCAACGCCATGTGGCGCCTGGAACGCGGAGGGGTTCCCGTCCGGTATCGACTGCTGAAGAGAGTCCCGCACGAAGAGGCGATTCGCCTCTACGGGGAAGCGGATATCGTCGTCGATCAGCTGCGCATCGGCTCCTACGGCATTCTCAGCTTGGAGGGTATGGCTTTGGGCAAACCCGTCGTCTGTTACATCCGCGACGGGCTGGCCGAGACGTATCCGGAGGGACTGCCGATCGCGAACGCCGATCCGGAGACCGTCTACGACGTCTTGCGGGAGTTGATCGCAAGCCCGAAGCGGCGGCTCGAGCTAGGGCGGCAGGGCCGGGCTTATATCGAGAAGCATCATGATTCGCTCCGGATCGCGCGGCGGCTCGAGGCGCTGTACCGGCGGCTGTGA
- a CDS encoding Gfo/Idh/MocA family protein, translating into MRVGVIGTGAMGRNHARVYASLAERCRFVGVYDMDAERAAAVAAQFGGAAFRTLPELLAQVDAVSVAVPTPAHYRVGMACVRRNVHVLMEKPITETVGQAKALIELARTNGVVLQTGHIELFNPTVQALRELLADEEIVGMELQRLRPLEPRMARSDVVSDAMIHDIYIVHHLLGKRIRHLYAAGRREDRYTQHASALLRLEDGAVVQMTASYLTDEKVRTIRVVTKRSVIAADLLTQRIRSSSLSEPGETRWIDVPDGEPLRLELLHFLEAVDRRRSPDVTGEDGLDALALANRIIRKVSVSS; encoded by the coding sequence TTGAGAGTAGGGGTGATCGGAACGGGTGCCATGGGAAGAAACCATGCCCGAGTGTATGCCTCGTTAGCGGAGCGCTGCCGGTTCGTCGGCGTGTACGACATGGACGCGGAGCGCGCCGCCGCCGTCGCGGCGCAATTCGGAGGCGCGGCGTTCCGCACGCTGCCGGAGCTGCTTGCGCAGGTCGACGCCGTATCGGTCGCCGTTCCGACGCCGGCGCATTACCGGGTCGGCATGGCGTGCGTCCGTCGGAACGTCCACGTCTTAATGGAGAAGCCGATTACGGAAACCGTCGGGCAGGCGAAGGCGTTGATCGAGTTGGCCCGAACGAACGGCGTCGTGCTCCAGACGGGACATATCGAATTGTTCAATCCGACGGTGCAAGCGTTGCGGGAGCTGCTGGCGGACGAAGAGATCGTCGGCATGGAGCTCCAGCGTCTGCGTCCGCTCGAGCCGCGCATGGCCCGTTCGGACGTCGTGAGCGACGCGATGATTCACGACATCTACATCGTGCATCATCTGCTGGGGAAGCGGATTCGTCATCTGTACGCGGCGGGCCGCCGGGAGGACCGGTATACCCAGCATGCGTCCGCGCTGCTCCGGCTGGAAGACGGCGCGGTCGTTCAGATGACGGCCAGCTATCTTACCGACGAGAAGGTACGGACGATTCGGGTCGTGACGAAGCGGTCGGTCATCGCGGCCGATCTATTGACGCAGCGAATCCGGTCGTCGTCCTTGAGCGAACCCGGCGAAACCCGATGGATCGACGTGCCGGACGGCGAGCCGCTGCGGTTGGAGCTGCTTCATTTCCTCGAAGCGGTCGACCGTCGTCGATCTCCGGACGTGACCGGGGAAGACGGGCTCGACGCGCTCGCCTTGGCCAACCGGATCATTCGGAAAGTGTCGGTTTCTTCTTAA
- a CDS encoding nucleotide sugar dehydrogenase — MMRFRAAGVIGLGYVGLPLSKLLVEHGMRVTGVDVDPAKIRSLQDGISYISDLSDAEVQSLTTGGRFEAASDYGGLTAVEAILICVPTPIREDGTPDLKYVELAGRHIASLPLAGQLVVLESSTYPGTTEEVLLPILESQGKKLGKDFYLAYSPERINPGDRSFGLSEMPKIVSGVTEDCLRMAKALYSPVYRKVIPVSSPRAAEMAKVLENSQRFVNISFVNEVAKCCEKMGIDIWEVLEAVNSKPYGNLPFAPGPGVGGHCIPVDPLYLQWKADEIGVDLAFIRAAKAVNDSMPGYIADRVERLLPDARLEGKSLLLIGVAYKKDVNDLRESSPLRVMEILAERGAHVSYHDPLVPSVSVGGRRYDSVELTPDALRSADCAVLLMDHSNLPIASIVAHARLVFDTRRATGALGPADHVKYL, encoded by the coding sequence ATGATGCGATTTCGCGCCGCGGGCGTGATCGGCCTTGGATATGTGGGACTGCCGCTTTCGAAACTGTTGGTGGAACACGGTATGCGCGTGACGGGCGTCGATGTGGATCCGGCGAAAATTCGAAGCTTGCAGGACGGCATCAGCTATATTTCCGACTTGAGCGACGCCGAGGTGCAGTCGTTGACGACGGGGGGACGCTTCGAGGCGGCGAGCGATTACGGCGGGTTGACGGCGGTCGAAGCCATCCTGATCTGCGTGCCGACGCCGATCCGCGAGGACGGGACGCCCGATCTGAAGTACGTGGAGCTCGCCGGCCGGCACATCGCGTCGCTGCCGCTCGCCGGCCAGCTGGTCGTGTTGGAAAGCTCCACGTACCCCGGGACGACGGAGGAGGTGCTGCTTCCGATTCTCGAAAGTCAAGGGAAGAAGCTCGGTAAGGACTTTTATCTCGCGTATTCGCCGGAGCGGATCAATCCGGGAGATCGAAGCTTCGGCCTCAGCGAGATGCCGAAGATCGTGAGCGGGGTGACCGAGGACTGCCTTCGGATGGCTAAAGCGTTGTATTCCCCGGTGTACCGGAAGGTGATTCCCGTCTCTTCTCCGCGCGCGGCGGAGATGGCGAAGGTGCTCGAGAACAGTCAACGATTCGTCAATATTTCCTTCGTGAACGAGGTCGCGAAATGCTGCGAGAAGATGGGGATCGACATTTGGGAAGTACTCGAAGCGGTGAACAGCAAACCCTACGGGAATTTGCCCTTCGCGCCGGGACCGGGGGTCGGCGGCCATTGCATTCCGGTCGACCCCTTGTATTTGCAGTGGAAGGCGGACGAAATCGGGGTCGACCTGGCGTTCATTCGCGCGGCGAAAGCGGTGAACGATTCGATGCCCGGTTATATCGCGGATCGGGTCGAGCGCTTGCTCCCGGACGCCCGGCTCGAGGGGAAATCCTTGCTCTTGATCGGTGTCGCTTATAAGAAGGACGTGAACGACCTGCGGGAGTCCAGCCCCCTTCGCGTCATGGAGATTCTGGCCGAGCGCGGGGCGCACGTGTCGTATCACGACCCGCTGGTTCCTTCCGTCTCGGTCGGCGGACGGCGATACGACAGCGTCGAGCTTACTCCGGACGCGCTGCGATCCGCGGATTGCGCGGTACTGCTGATGGACCACTCGAACCTTCCGATCGCATCGATCGTGGCCCACGCGCGGCTCGTCTTCGACACGCGGCGCGCGACCGGCGCCCTCGGCCCCGCGGATCACGTGAAGTATTTATAA
- a CDS encoding PCYCGC motif-containing (lipo)protein produces the protein MNWKKAAALPILASLAIAGCSGGAASDEHAHDSRHAANGDLQEATASFETLPSFLDEQPQAIRNAYLIAGHSIDVLASIPCYCGCGESAGHRSNLNCFVAEAKEDGAVVWDDHGTRCAVCIEIAVEAAVLKKEGLSLKEIRETIDAKYADAGYPAPTPTPLPM, from the coding sequence ATGAATTGGAAGAAAGCCGCCGCGCTGCCGATCTTGGCATCGCTGGCGATCGCCGGCTGCTCGGGCGGCGCGGCATCGGACGAGCATGCGCACGACTCCCGTCATGCCGCCAACGGAGACTTACAGGAAGCGACCGCGTCCTTCGAGACGCTCCCTTCTTTCTTGGACGAACAACCGCAGGCGATTCGGAACGCGTATCTGATCGCCGGTCACAGCATCGACGTGCTTGCGTCGATCCCTTGCTACTGCGGCTGCGGCGAGAGCGCCGGGCATCGCAGCAACTTGAACTGCTTCGTCGCCGAGGCGAAAGAAGACGGCGCCGTCGTCTGGGACGACCACGGCACGCGCTGCGCCGTCTGCATCGAGATCGCCGTGGAAGCGGCCGTCCTGAAGAAGGAAGGCCTCTCCTTGAAGGAGATTCGCGAGACGATCGACGCGAAGTACGCCGATGCCGGCTATCCGGCTCCGACGCCTACGCCGCTTCCGATGTAA
- a CDS encoding cation diffusion facilitator family transporter, with protein MGRQFFSNGWERTTVDTSYRDTRTGERGVWLSIFAYAVLSACKLLIGFTAGSEALAADGWNNVTDIAASVAVLIGLRISRKPADRDHRYGHYRAETVAALIASFLMAAVGLQVLFDSATKLGRPAQAAPDPLAAWTALACAVVMYAVFLYNRRIAERINSQAVRAAAQDNRSDALVSVGAFVGILGAQYGMPWLDPFAAIVVGALICKTAWDIFRDATHSLTDGFDDEKLQEIKKTIGSTKGVKGIVDLKARALGNQTYVDVTVTVNPHLSVIESHAITERIEAKINEKHDVSNVHIHIEPMLEDER; from the coding sequence ATGGGGAGACAATTTTTTTCGAACGGGTGGGAGCGGACGACGGTGGATACATCATACAGAGATACTCGGACCGGGGAGAGGGGCGTCTGGCTCAGCATCTTCGCCTATGCCGTCCTCTCGGCCTGCAAGCTGCTGATCGGATTTACCGCGGGCTCGGAAGCGCTGGCCGCGGACGGCTGGAACAATGTGACCGACATCGCGGCCTCCGTCGCGGTGTTGATCGGGCTGCGCATCTCCCGGAAGCCCGCCGACCGAGATCACCGGTACGGCCATTACCGCGCCGAGACGGTCGCCGCGCTGATCGCGTCGTTCTTGATGGCGGCCGTCGGGCTCCAGGTGTTGTTCGACTCGGCGACGAAGCTCGGCCGGCCCGCGCAGGCGGCGCCGGATCCGCTCGCGGCATGGACGGCGCTCGCGTGCGCGGTTGTGATGTACGCGGTGTTCTTATATAATCGACGCATCGCCGAACGGATCAACAGCCAGGCGGTGCGGGCGGCGGCGCAAGACAACCGTTCCGACGCGCTCGTCAGCGTCGGCGCCTTCGTCGGCATCCTCGGCGCCCAATACGGCATGCCGTGGTTGGACCCGTTCGCGGCGATCGTCGTCGGCGCGCTCATATGCAAGACCGCGTGGGACATCTTCAGGGATGCGACGCATTCGCTCACGGACGGCTTCGACGACGAGAAGCTCCAAGAAATCAAGAAGACGATCGGCTCCACGAAAGGCGTGAAGGGGATCGTCGACTTGAAGGCGCGCGCGCTCGGCAACCAGACGTATGTGGACGTGACGGTGACGGTCAATCCGCATCTGTCCGTCATCGAGAGCCATGCGATCACGGAACGGATCGAAGCGAAAATCAACGAGAAACACGACGTATCCAACGTCCATATCCATATCGAACCTATGTTGGAGGATGAACGATGA